The Lysinibacillus pakistanensis genome includes a window with the following:
- a CDS encoding YncE family protein, which produces MMLKRIAFFILSLLLVVWLAGCKELSFKPIKSKQNFIASLNIQEPSLDFIDEQGKVIATWLFDKAYTGAVLLGDNRILLFGHQLDKIDVYTLSTGEKLYSKKVKMGTTNVYYSENDKQFFITNSTTNTVTSFDEKGNELASQQLGNYPMSMVAFKEKLYIINFKDTKLSILNVKNLKVEQEWVIPKSAHGLAIIEETNELWVGGHGDGSKPNSSVKRYDLATGELQGEIEMPLMPVGLTKTKDSVLVISHGHNELYVADFNGKVKWQLEVGANPFVVDQFKNYIVVAGYDDHTLYFIKDGHVEKTVDVGKGAFQLLVREEKL; this is translated from the coding sequence ATGATGTTGAAAAGGATTGCATTCTTCATTCTTTCTTTACTTCTAGTAGTATGGTTGGCTGGCTGTAAGGAATTATCCTTTAAGCCTATCAAGAGCAAACAGAACTTTATTGCGTCTTTAAATATACAAGAACCATCATTAGATTTTATAGATGAACAGGGGAAGGTAATTGCCACATGGTTGTTCGATAAAGCTTATACTGGTGCAGTATTGCTGGGAGACAATCGTATATTATTGTTCGGTCATCAGTTAGATAAAATTGATGTTTATACATTATCAACTGGGGAAAAGCTCTATTCAAAAAAAGTGAAGATGGGTACTACAAATGTTTATTATTCCGAAAATGATAAACAATTCTTTATTACGAATAGCACCACGAATACAGTGACAAGCTTTGATGAGAAGGGAAATGAGCTTGCCTCACAGCAGTTAGGTAATTACCCTATGTCCATGGTAGCTTTTAAGGAAAAGCTATATATCATAAATTTTAAAGATACCAAATTATCAATTTTAAATGTCAAAAATCTGAAGGTTGAACAGGAATGGGTCATTCCAAAATCAGCACATGGTTTAGCGATAATAGAAGAGACAAATGAACTGTGGGTTGGAGGGCATGGTGATGGCAGTAAACCTAATAGCTCTGTAAAGCGTTATGATTTAGCTACAGGCGAATTGCAAGGTGAAATAGAGATGCCGTTAATGCCTGTAGGATTAACAAAAACGAAAGATTCAGTACTTGTAATTAGTCATGGACATAATGAATTATATGTAGCTGACTTTAATGGTAAGGTGAAATGGCAGCTAGAGGTAGGGGCTAATCCATTTGTTGTTGATCAATTTAAGAATTATATTGTAGTTGCCGGGTATGATGATCACACATTGTATTTTATTAAGGATGGTCATGTAGAAAAAACAGTGGATGTTGGAAAAGGTGCATTTCAACTGTTAGTGAGGGAGGAAAAATTGTGA
- a CDS encoding glycosyltransferase family 2 protein — MVSISLCMIVKNEEDVIGRCLASVKDLVDEINIIDTGSTDSTKEIAKQFTDRIFDFNWIHHFAAARNFSFQQATKEYILWLDADDVFLAEDQEKFKSLKQSLNSNIDAVSMNYHLSFDSEGHVSSLIRRYRLVKRDKHFQWIGAVHEYLEVGGHLLDSDVAVSHLPLSHDHTRNINIYRQLVQSGEPLSPRDTFYYANELLDHGQFEDALFYYETFLTSKLGWVEDNIQACYKLADCYSNLDDKGNYLSSILRSFEYDIPRPEACCRLGFHFMDNYKNYEAIFWYEQALIIKQNPNAPFQNKIYTTWLPHLQLCVLFDRLQQYELANAHNELARSFIPNDEKVLHNKKYFERILAKDHKSS; from the coding sequence ATGGTGTCAATTAGCTTATGTATGATCGTAAAAAATGAAGAAGATGTTATTGGTAGATGTTTAGCATCCGTTAAAGACTTGGTTGATGAGATTAATATTATTGATACGGGTTCTACCGATAGTACAAAGGAAATCGCTAAACAATTTACAGATCGAATTTTTGATTTTAATTGGATTCATCATTTTGCAGCAGCACGAAATTTTTCATTTCAACAAGCAACAAAGGAGTATATTTTATGGCTTGATGCAGACGATGTATTTTTAGCGGAGGATCAGGAGAAATTTAAATCTCTAAAACAATCATTAAACTCAAATATAGACGCAGTTTCAATGAATTATCACTTAAGTTTTGATAGTGAGGGCCATGTAAGCTCTCTAATAAGAAGATATCGTTTAGTAAAAAGGGATAAACACTTTCAATGGATAGGAGCTGTCCACGAATATTTAGAGGTAGGTGGCCATCTTTTAGATAGTGATGTCGCTGTCAGCCATTTACCACTTAGTCATGATCATACTCGAAATATTAATATCTATAGGCAACTCGTCCAATCTGGAGAACCTCTTTCCCCCCGTGATACATTTTATTACGCAAATGAATTACTAGATCATGGACAATTTGAGGATGCACTATTTTACTATGAAACATTTTTAACCTCTAAATTGGGCTGGGTAGAAGATAATATTCAAGCATGCTACAAATTAGCAGATTGCTATTCCAATTTAGATGATAAAGGAAATTATTTGAGCTCTATATTGAGAAGCTTCGAATATGATATTCCCCGCCCAGAAGCGTGTTGTAGACTAGGATTCCATTTTATGGATAATTATAAAAATTACGAAGCTATATTCTGGTACGAACAAGCCCTCATCATTAAACAAAACCCAAACGCCCCATTCCAAAATAAAATCTATACTACGTGGTTACCTCATTTACAACTTTGTGTACTTTTTGACCGCTTGCAACAATATGAACTAGCCAATGCCCATAATGAATTAGCTAGATCGTTTATTCCAAATGACGAAAAGGTTTTACACAATAAAAAGTATTTTGAACGAATCTTAGCGAAAGACCATAAGAGCTCTTAA
- a CDS encoding collagen-like protein: MDFANFKNRICSRCNSFPCNCKGNFPQNCPIWPVKPTGPTGGITGPTGATGPTGATGVTGDTGATGATGVTGLAGVTGPTGATGVTGVTGDTGATGVTGPTGVTGPTGVAGLAGVTGPTGATGVTGVTGPTGVAGLAGVTGPTGATGVTGVTGDTGATGVTGPTGVAGLAGITGPTGATGVTGDTGATGATGPTGVAGLAGVTGPTGATGVTGDTGAIGVTGPTGVAGLAGVTGATGVTGDTGPTGPTGTGVTGSTGPAFTEGFSAFNNGIAVSASSTIENWSVASPYFTTPAFNPVTGIFTVPTTGRYAFEATINYSTTAALTLSLGPTVNPSFAIRRNASTNLISGLFPVLNVAIPVVLTLRAVLGNGTVTLAGEVELNAGDTIDLFYNASGLTIGLTLGGANSGGIVWSCHRIS; this comes from the coding sequence ATGGATTTTGCAAATTTTAAAAATAGGATTTGTAGTAGATGTAACTCATTTCCTTGTAATTGTAAAGGGAATTTTCCTCAAAATTGTCCTATTTGGCCAGTTAAACCTACGGGACCTACCGGAGGAATTACAGGACCTACTGGCGCTACTGGACCTACTGGCGCTACTGGCGTTACTGGTGACACTGGCGCTACCGGAGCTACTGGGGTTACTGGGTTAGCTGGAGTCACTGGACCTACTGGCGCTACTGGGGTTACCGGCGTTACTGGGGACACTGGCGCTACCGGAGTTACTGGACCTACTGGAGTTACTGGACCTACTGGAGTAGCTGGGTTAGCTGGAGTCACTGGACCTACTGGAGCTACTGGGGTTACTGGCGTTACTGGACCTACTGGTGTGGCTGGGTTAGCTGGAGTCACTGGACCTACTGGCGCTACTGGGGTTACCGGCGTTACTGGGGACACTGGCGCTACCGGAGTTACTGGACCTACTGGAGTAGCTGGGTTAGCTGGAATCACTGGACCTACCGGAGCTACCGGCGTTACTGGGGACACTGGCGCTACCGGAGCTACCGGACCTACTGGAGTAGCTGGGTTAGCTGGAGTCACTGGACCTACTGGCGCTACTGGGGTTACTGGGGACACTGGCGCTATCGGCGTTACTGGACCTACTGGTGTGGCTGGGTTAGCTGGAGTCACTGGCGCTACCGGCGTTACTGGTGACACTGGGCCTACTGGGCCTACTGGTACTGGTGTGACTGGCTCTACTGGACCAGCATTTACAGAAGGTTTCTCAGCATTTAATAATGGTATAGCAGTAAGTGCTTCTAGTACAATCGAAAACTGGAGTGTTGCATCGCCGTATTTCACAACACCAGCATTCAATCCAGTAACAGGAATTTTCACTGTTCCAACAACCGGAAGATATGCTTTTGAGGCTACAATCAACTACTCTACAACTGCAGCTCTTACTTTAAGTTTAGGTCCTACTGTCAATCCGTCATTCGCAATTCGCAGAAACGCATCAACAAATTTAATAAGTGGGTTATTCCCTGTATTAAACGTAGCAATACCTGTGGTGTTAACTTTACGCGCTGTTCTTGGTAATGGAACAGTAACATTAGCTGGAGAAGTCGAGTTAAATGCAGGTGATACTATTGATTTATTCTACAATGCTAGCGGTTTAACAATCGGGCTTACTCTTGGAGGAGCTAACTCTGGCGGTATTGTATGGTCATGTCACCGAATTTCATAG
- the hemY gene encoding protoporphyrinogen oxidase: protein MMLVTQKRRKVVVVGGGITGLTAAFYMQKEAIAKELPLDIVLVESSLRLGGKIQTLRKNGFIIERGPESFFDRENYVYALAKDLGIEQEMITSNTGPTYIAVGSQLYPIPSNLLSGATPHVSSFITSGLFSLSGKVRAAGDFFIPRSAQDDDQPLGQFFRRRFGAEIVENLVEPLLAGTFAGDIEQLSMRSTFPQLYGLEQKYRSLLIGMKKSGTNFLNNNLNTESKGIFQTFNNGLETLIEKLEESLLPGIVMKGVKVEEIEHGMDGTVQVVLNNFTQLKADAVIIATPFNVARKMFSKHKLLTELSTMKAATIATVTMAFKKEQLGDLDAISFFVSRNSDFSITSCTWINRKWPGTIPDDYVLLRSYIGRVGDEAIVALSDTEIEKTVLQDLMKTVGVDGEPLMTVVSRWKNAMPQYTVGHEAKIERVKQELREHFPTVKLSGSSFEGISIPECVEQGKNVADEVLMEMFMD, encoded by the coding sequence ATGATGTTGGTGACCCAGAAAAGACGAAAGGTAGTTGTGGTAGGCGGTGGCATTACTGGTCTTACAGCTGCGTTCTATATGCAAAAAGAAGCAATCGCAAAAGAATTGCCGTTAGATATCGTACTTGTCGAGTCGTCACTACGTCTTGGCGGAAAAATTCAAACACTCAGAAAAAATGGTTTTATTATCGAGCGCGGGCCAGAATCTTTCTTTGATCGTGAGAATTATGTATATGCTTTGGCAAAGGATTTAGGCATTGAACAGGAAATGATTACAAGCAATACAGGACCGACTTACATTGCTGTTGGTAGTCAATTGTATCCAATCCCCAGTAATCTTTTGTCTGGGGCAACACCACATGTCTCGTCATTTATTACATCAGGTTTGTTTTCACTTAGCGGCAAAGTTCGTGCAGCGGGGGATTTTTTCATCCCTCGCTCTGCACAGGATGATGACCAACCATTAGGGCAATTTTTTAGAAGAAGATTTGGTGCTGAAATAGTGGAAAATCTAGTAGAGCCATTACTTGCTGGAACATTTGCTGGTGATATTGAGCAGTTAAGCATGCGGTCAACATTCCCACAGCTTTATGGATTAGAACAAAAATATCGTAGCCTACTTATTGGTATGAAAAAGTCGGGTACGAATTTTTTAAATAACAATCTCAATACGGAAAGTAAGGGGATCTTTCAAACATTTAATAATGGTCTTGAGACACTTATCGAAAAACTTGAAGAATCACTACTGCCTGGGATAGTTATGAAGGGTGTTAAAGTTGAGGAAATTGAGCATGGTATGGATGGTACTGTCCAAGTTGTGTTAAACAATTTTACACAATTAAAAGCAGATGCCGTTATTATTGCTACACCATTTAATGTGGCAAGAAAAATGTTCAGCAAACACAAGCTATTAACTGAATTGAGCACGATGAAGGCAGCAACTATTGCTACTGTGACAATGGCATTTAAAAAAGAACAGTTAGGTGATCTAGATGCAATATCATTTTTTGTCTCCCGAAATAGTGATTTTTCAATAACTTCCTGTACTTGGATAAATCGAAAGTGGCCTGGCACAATACCTGATGATTATGTGCTGTTACGTAGTTATATTGGCCGAGTGGGCGACGAGGCAATTGTAGCGTTATCCGATACAGAAATTGAAAAGACTGTGTTGCAGGATTTAATGAAAACGGTTGGTGTAGATGGAGAACCGTTAATGACTGTAGTTTCCCGCTGGAAAAATGCTATGCCGCAGTACACGGTAGGGCATGAGGCAAAGATAGAGCGTGTAAAACAAGAATTACGTGAACATTTTCCGACTGTTAAGCTCTCGGGAAGTTCCTTCGAAGGAATATCAATACCTGAATGCGTTGAACAAGGTAAAAATGTTGCTGACGAAGTACTAATGGAAATGTTTATGGATTAA
- the hemH gene encoding ferrochelatase, whose translation MKEIKGLLVMAYGTPYKEEDIEPYYTHIRHGRKPSQEHLEDLRSRYEAIGGLSPLAAATKAQAEALCARLNEVQDAVEYKLFIGLKHIHPFIEDAVEQMVAEGINEAVSIVLAPHFSTFSIKSYNGRAAEAAGDRLTITSVESWYNEPKFIEYWKNKVNETFNGMSEEEREKACLIVSAHSLPEKIKELGDPYEDQLIETARLIQAATGVENVEVGWQSAGQTPEPWIGPDVQDLTRELYEQKGFRSFVYTPVGFVTEHLEVLYDNDFECKVVCDELGAKYYRPAMPNTHPLFIDAMVDAIHKKLS comes from the coding sequence ATGAAAGAAATCAAAGGCTTGTTAGTAATGGCATATGGAACACCTTATAAAGAAGAAGATATAGAACCTTACTATACGCATATTCGTCATGGTCGTAAACCATCACAAGAGCACTTAGAGGATTTACGTAGTCGTTATGAAGCAATTGGTGGGTTATCACCACTTGCTGCTGCAACAAAAGCTCAAGCAGAAGCCCTTTGTGCACGATTAAATGAAGTTCAAGATGCTGTAGAATACAAATTATTTATTGGTTTAAAGCATATTCATCCATTTATCGAAGATGCTGTAGAACAGATGGTAGCTGAAGGTATTAATGAAGCGGTTTCTATTGTATTGGCGCCTCATTTTTCAACATTCTCCATAAAATCTTATAATGGACGAGCAGCAGAAGCGGCTGGGGATCGTTTAACAATTACTTCAGTAGAATCTTGGTACAATGAACCAAAATTCATAGAATATTGGAAAAATAAAGTGAACGAAACATTTAATGGTATGTCTGAAGAAGAACGTGAAAAAGCATGTTTAATTGTGTCTGCCCATTCACTTCCGGAGAAAATAAAAGAGTTGGGCGATCCATATGAAGACCAATTAATCGAGACAGCTCGTTTAATCCAAGCAGCAACTGGTGTAGAAAATGTAGAAGTAGGCTGGCAATCAGCAGGGCAAACACCAGAGCCTTGGATTGGTCCAGATGTTCAAGATTTAACTCGTGAACTTTACGAGCAAAAAGGCTTCCGTTCATTCGTTTACACACCAGTTGGCTTTGTAACAGAACATCTAGAGGTTTTATATGATAATGATTTTGAATGTAAAGTTGTTTGTGATGAACTAGGGGCGAAATACTATCGTCCAGCTATGCCAAATACGCATCCATTATTCATTGATGCGATGGTAGATGCTATTCATAAAAAATTAAGCTAA
- the hemE gene encoding uroporphyrinogen decarboxylase produces the protein MTTFNDTLLRAARGEKTEHTPVWYMRQAGRSQPEYRAIKEKYSLEQITHQPELCAYVTRLPVENYNVDAAILYKDIVTPLPGIGVDVKIKAGVGPVISNPIRSVADVEKLGEFNAKEQTPFVLETIKLLTEEQLNVPLIGFAGAPFTLASYMIEGGPSRNYNKTKSFMVSEPQAWFALMDKLADMIISYVTAQIEAGAKAIQVFDSWVGALNVEDYRIFIKPVMTRIFAELKKENVPLIQFGVGASHLAKEWNDLPIDVVGLDWRLPIKEARANGITKPVQGNLDPSLLIADWSIIEKRAKDIIDQGLEMPGHIFNLGHGVFPDVDPEVLKRLTALTHDYSAQQIQARS, from the coding sequence ATGACAACATTTAATGATACACTTCTTCGTGCTGCACGAGGGGAAAAAACAGAACATACACCTGTCTGGTATATGCGACAAGCAGGACGCTCTCAGCCAGAATATCGTGCGATTAAAGAAAAATATTCGTTAGAGCAAATCACACATCAACCTGAGCTTTGTGCGTATGTAACGCGTTTACCCGTAGAAAACTATAATGTTGATGCGGCTATTTTATACAAGGATATTGTAACACCTCTCCCTGGTATCGGTGTCGATGTGAAAATCAAAGCAGGAGTTGGTCCTGTTATTTCCAATCCTATTCGTTCAGTTGCTGATGTGGAAAAATTAGGCGAATTTAATGCTAAGGAACAGACACCTTTTGTATTGGAAACAATAAAATTATTAACAGAAGAGCAACTAAATGTACCTTTAATTGGTTTTGCTGGTGCACCTTTTACGCTTGCAAGCTATATGATTGAAGGTGGACCTTCAAGAAACTATAATAAAACAAAATCATTTATGGTATCAGAGCCACAAGCTTGGTTTGCATTAATGGATAAATTAGCAGATATGATTATTTCTTACGTAACAGCACAAATCGAAGCGGGAGCAAAGGCAATACAAGTATTTGACTCTTGGGTAGGTGCTCTAAATGTTGAAGACTATCGTATCTTTATTAAACCAGTAATGACACGTATTTTTGCTGAGTTGAAAAAAGAAAATGTGCCACTTATTCAGTTCGGTGTTGGTGCAAGCCATTTGGCAAAAGAGTGGAATGATTTACCGATTGACGTTGTTGGCTTGGATTGGCGTCTACCGATTAAAGAAGCAAGAGCAAATGGTATTACTAAACCAGTACAAGGTAACTTAGATCCATCTTTATTAATTGCAGACTGGTCGATTATAGAAAAGCGTGCAAAAGATATTATTGATCAAGGCTTAGAAATGCCTGGACATATCTTTAATCTTGGACACGGTGTATTCCCAGACGTAGATCCAGAGGTATTGAAACGATTAACAGCTCTTACTCATGATTACAGTGCTCAACAAATCCAAGCACGCTCTTAA
- a CDS encoding antibiotic biosynthesis monooxygenase family protein, protein MYIYLTSGTGDFLEQVRKKHQNQEMILIHGEGNSVLIHETEGKSVFATPRKFEVLDSVNNLEERGFFVFNNIPVTDEGRPVFEHRFLNRARAIEDEPGFLAFRLLRPLNSETYIVMTQWNGPHSFEAWKSSKAFKSAHAEREEPTGVRQQNIFSAASYITTYSATPKEEDEE, encoded by the coding sequence ATGTATATTTATTTAACTTCAGGTACAGGAGATTTTTTAGAACAAGTAAGAAAAAAGCACCAAAACCAGGAGATGATTCTAATACATGGGGAAGGGAATTCTGTACTTATACATGAAACTGAAGGAAAATCTGTATTTGCCACACCACGTAAGTTTGAAGTATTAGATTCAGTAAATAATTTAGAAGAGCGTGGATTTTTTGTTTTTAATAATATTCCTGTTACAGATGAAGGTCGACCTGTTTTTGAACATCGCTTTTTAAATCGTGCACGTGCTATCGAGGATGAACCGGGTTTTTTAGCATTCCGACTACTTCGACCGTTAAATAGCGAAACCTATATTGTCATGACACAATGGAATGGCCCACATTCATTTGAAGCATGGAAAAGCTCAAAAGCATTTAAATCAGCACATGCTGAACGGGAAGAACCAACTGGTGTACGTCAGCAAAATATATTTTCAGCTGCTTCCTATATTACAACCTATAGTGCTACCCCAAAAGAAGAAGACGAGGAGTAA
- a CDS encoding ABC transporter permease, with product MKNLRDVWSSRFMHYIGEVQKYMQFIFTGHIAIVLVFLVGAGGYQYSEWLKNVQIDFPAEIVIAVIVGILLAFSRPTSLLREPDQVYLLPVESKMSQYFKKALAWTFWSQVWIVAIVYIVSIPLLKAVTDLTTIEIWAVFVLIIVLKFFSVQGEFSYRYSERGKLIWVDRLIRAIIFGVAIYMALQAQLLLAIVVTVIGCIYILIFRKKCKDEPVPYEHFVELEQNRMMSFYRFANYFTDVPHLRGIIRRRAWLDWLYTFIPYKKKNTQKYLVFRTFVRTDDHFYLWLRLTVISAVIAAFVDIPIVTWIVVGALSFASTIQLKQALLASGEFRMDMLYPLPDHVRKAAVQQIVRLAMITQAIIVGICSVMQPMFYIGIVIIIVVSEITSKVSKP from the coding sequence ATGAAGAACTTGCGTGATGTATGGTCTTCTCGCTTCATGCATTATATCGGAGAAGTACAAAAGTATATGCAATTTATTTTTACTGGGCATATCGCGATTGTACTCGTATTTCTTGTTGGAGCAGGAGGCTATCAATATAGTGAATGGCTAAAAAACGTGCAAATAGATTTTCCAGCAGAAATAGTTATTGCTGTAATCGTAGGAATTTTATTAGCTTTTAGTCGACCTACTTCGCTTTTGAGAGAGCCAGACCAAGTGTATTTATTACCTGTAGAATCAAAAATGTCACAGTATTTTAAAAAGGCGTTAGCATGGACATTTTGGTCTCAGGTTTGGATTGTTGCGATTGTTTATATTGTAAGTATCCCTTTACTTAAGGCCGTTACTGATTTAACAACAATTGAAATTTGGGCGGTGTTTGTACTAATTATCGTATTGAAATTTTTTAGTGTTCAAGGCGAATTTAGCTATCGTTATAGTGAACGTGGCAAACTTATTTGGGTGGACAGACTAATCCGAGCAATTATATTTGGTGTGGCTATTTACATGGCGCTCCAAGCTCAATTGCTATTAGCAATTGTTGTAACTGTTATTGGCTGTATTTACATTCTTATATTCAGAAAAAAATGTAAGGATGAGCCTGTGCCATACGAGCATTTTGTTGAGCTAGAGCAAAATCGTATGATGAGCTTCTATCGTTTTGCAAATTATTTTACAGATGTGCCCCATTTAAGAGGAATCATTCGCCGAAGAGCATGGCTTGATTGGTTGTATACATTTATTCCTTATAAGAAGAAGAACACACAAAAATATTTGGTGTTCCGCACTTTTGTACGTACAGATGATCATTTTTATTTATGGCTTCGTTTAACAGTGATTTCTGCTGTTATTGCAGCGTTTGTCGATATTCCTATTGTGACATGGATTGTTGTAGGAGCATTAAGCTTTGCGTCCACAATCCAGTTAAAGCAAGCCTTATTGGCAAGTGGAGAATTTCGTATGGACATGCTCTACCCATTGCCTGATCATGTGCGCAAGGCAGCCGTTCAACAAATTGTCCGTTTAGCGATGATTACTCAAGCTATTATTGTTGGTATATGTAGTGTGATGCAGCCAATGTTCTATATAGGAATTGTCATTATTATTGTTGTCAGTGAAATAACGTCGAAGGTTTCTAAGCCTTAA
- a CDS encoding ABC transporter ATP-binding protein, whose translation MSVLEVQHVTGGYTRKPVIKDLSFTIGKGELVGLIGLNGAGKSTTIKHIIGTMLPKEGDIRLNGVTLKEDTDKYRTSFSYIPETPVLYDELTLREHLALTAMAYGLDEATLAARSELLLKEFRMEKRLNWFPSHFSKGMRQKVMIMCAFLVNPSLYIIDEPFVGLDPLGIQSLLDQMDEKKKEGASILMSTHILSTAEKHCDRIILLHEGRVRAQGTMNDLRHAFAMPHATLDELYIAMTKERDHEELA comes from the coding sequence ATGTCAGTATTAGAGGTACAGCATGTGACAGGTGGCTACACAAGAAAGCCTGTTATTAAAGATTTATCATTTACTATTGGAAAAGGGGAGCTCGTTGGCTTAATTGGCTTGAATGGTGCTGGGAAAAGTACAACGATTAAGCATATTATTGGTACAATGCTTCCCAAAGAAGGGGATATTCGATTAAATGGTGTTACATTAAAGGAGGATACGGACAAGTATCGTACATCATTTTCTTATATACCTGAAACGCCTGTATTATACGATGAGCTAACTTTAAGGGAACATTTAGCATTAACGGCAATGGCTTATGGCCTAGATGAGGCAACGCTTGCAGCTAGGTCGGAATTATTATTGAAAGAATTTCGGATGGAGAAAAGATTGAATTGGTTCCCATCGCATTTTTCTAAAGGAATGCGTCAAAAGGTGATGATTATGTGTGCCTTTTTAGTTAATCCAAGTCTTTACATTATTGATGAGCCTTTTGTGGGGCTTGATCCCCTTGGCATTCAATCATTGCTAGATCAAATGGATGAAAAGAAAAAAGAGGGCGCTTCTATATTAATGTCCACTCACATTTTATCGACAGCTGAGAAGCATTGTGATCGAATCATCTTATTGCATGAGGGTCGTGTTCGAGCACAGGGAACGATGAATGATTTACGTCATGCTTTTGCTATGCCACACGCGACATTAGATGAATTATATATTGCTATGACAAAGGAGCGGGACCATGAAGAACTTGCGTGA
- a CDS encoding HIT family protein: MSDCLFCKIIDGSIPSTKIYEDDHVYAFTDISPVAKGHTLLIPKHHCQDLFEMPEEVARNLYAVAPKIANALKAAFQPIGLNTINNNGAAAGQTVFHYHLHFIPRYDEKEGLGLIWQTQKYTPEQLTEVAENIKAHL, translated from the coding sequence ATGAGCGATTGCCTATTTTGTAAAATTATTGATGGATCCATTCCAAGTACAAAAATTTATGAAGACGACCATGTCTATGCATTCACAGACATTTCACCTGTTGCTAAAGGACATACTTTATTAATTCCAAAGCATCACTGTCAGGATTTATTTGAAATGCCAGAGGAAGTAGCACGAAATCTTTATGCTGTAGCACCTAAAATTGCCAATGCTCTCAAAGCTGCATTTCAACCGATTGGCTTGAATACAATTAATAACAATGGAGCCGCTGCTGGACAAACTGTGTTTCATTATCACTTACATTTTATTCCGCGTTATGACGAAAAAGAAGGTCTAGGTTTAATTTGGCAGACACAAAAATATACACCAGAGCAATTGACTGAAGTTGCAGAAAATATAAAAGCACATCTTTAA
- a CDS encoding tryptophan transporter: MNTKNLVLMALLVGVGAALYVVTPGMVNGMKPDFMLTMMFIGILLFPTMKETFLLSLATGVLSGLFTTFPAGLVPNIIDKAVTGFVFLAILITLKKLANNFAISAILVGVGTILSGTVFLAVALFVFNANVGATFAMLFVGVVLPAVAFNVIAFAIIYPIVVKLVKRSKFNTAISQI, from the coding sequence ATGAATACAAAGAATCTAGTTTTAATGGCACTCTTAGTGGGTGTCGGTGCGGCACTTTACGTAGTCACACCAGGTATGGTTAATGGCATGAAGCCCGATTTCATGCTAACAATGATGTTTATCGGGATATTACTGTTCCCTACCATGAAAGAAACATTTTTGCTTTCTTTAGCGACAGGTGTTCTATCAGGATTATTTACAACATTTCCTGCTGGTCTTGTTCCAAACATTATCGATAAAGCTGTTACAGGCTTTGTCTTTTTAGCAATTTTAATCACCCTGAAAAAATTGGCAAACAATTTTGCTATATCGGCTATCTTAGTGGGTGTAGGAACAATATTATCTGGTACGGTATTTTTAGCAGTAGCACTTTTTGTGTTCAATGCCAATGTTGGTGCAACATTTGCTATGCTTTTTGTAGGTGTTGTATTACCCGCTGTAGCATTTAATGTTATTGCTTTTGCGATAATTTATCCAATTGTCGTTAAATTAGTAAAGCGTTCTAAATTTAACACAGCTATTTCTCAAATTTAA
- a CDS encoding YtxH domain-containing protein has product MKAKPFLFGLVTGIVGGTIAVLFSTPQSGRQLRTNLRENAEITKGKLFEVKHQVDNVKQSVNTLTNEVKNNIPQIINELKQTITTFTDEIEPTKNNLQQEIEALQNTISEIEKNVAQITEKEKKPQEKISD; this is encoded by the coding sequence ATGAAAGCAAAACCATTTTTATTTGGACTAGTTACTGGTATTGTTGGTGGAACAATTGCTGTACTTTTTTCTACTCCTCAATCAGGCAGACAATTACGCACTAATTTGCGAGAAAATGCTGAAATCACAAAGGGCAAACTTTTCGAAGTTAAACATCAGGTTGATAATGTTAAACAGTCAGTTAATACCTTAACAAATGAAGTCAAAAATAATATACCGCAAATAATAAATGAATTAAAACAAACAATTACTACATTTACAGATGAAATCGAGCCTACAAAAAATAATTTACAACAAGAAATAGAGGCATTACAGAATACAATAAGCGAAATCGAGAAAAACGTTGCACAAATCACAGAAAAGGAGAAAAAACCACAAGAAAAAATAAGCGACTAA